The genomic segment TTTAATAATTATTTTCCTTTATTTTTAGAGTTCAAGTACAGATTGCACCTCGTCTATAATTTGTATAATTTTACCCTTTGAGAAGCCGACTTTTAAACCAATATTTATCATATCTGATTCCGTAGGCCGCCCATTTCCATTAACTGTTGTGGTGTGAAAACCGTTGAATCCCTCAGAAGGTAATAGATCATAAGCGGGAGAAAGTTCCCACCCTCCTTGCTCAGACATGACAAACGAAAAATTCTTTGCATGGTCATCTCTGTTTCCAATCATGATATTAAATACCATTCTACGAAACATTTGCTCAATTTGTACCATATTTCGTGTGAGAATCTGAGTCAAAATAAGCAAATCTGAATAATCGAGTGAAGGAATACGATAATTTGCATTTAATAGCCCTGCACTACTCACAGTATGCAATTTTTTAACCACTTTTCCATTTTCATAGAATCGATCAAATCGGCAAGTTCCAAAATATTTTCCATCAAATAATCTCGTTTCTGGCATCACTATGCCACATTTTCGGGCTAAATCAGCCGTTCTATATTCCATTTCCCCAACATTAGGGCTGTCTAATTGGCTAGGAAATTTAACTAACCATTCTTTTCCATCAGATTCAATAAATACTTTAGGTCTTGCACCACCAGATGACCCTCCTGCCTTAACAATTTCTCGCCACTGTTCTACAGGGACTTCTTTATCGTCTAAAATATACTCTGAGGCTTCTGCAATTTCTCTTAAAGAAAACGATGACGTCGTTTCTTGTGAAAATCCTCTTTCTACTGGTCTGTATTCTAAAGCTCCACGTCCATTCCCACCTATAATAGCAAGCCGTTGCAGTGTAGTGATTGAGAGTGGATCAACTCCTCTTTTTCTCAATTCTCTGTCTTGAAGCAGTCTCCCCCAACCATCAGGTAGAGAGTCATCGAAAACACCAAAATTCCCTTGAAATGGCATTGAGTCAGCTACAAAAACATTTGAGTTCAAAGGTAACTTTAATGGAGAAATTGAATATCCTGATTGTTGAAAGTCTGAATCATACTGAAAAGCAGTCAAACCTTGTGGCGTTAGTGCAAGTTTCCCTACAACTTTTCCATAAAGCATAACTTGAATTTCTTTAGGTTCAATCATGAACTTTTACCTCTTTTTCGTTTTTTCACCTCTTCTTGAATCAGTTCGTCAATACTTGCATATTTTTTCTTTTGAAATAGCAAATCAAAGTCATCTTCAAATCCGAGTGCAAAAGCAATGAGTACCAAGTTTTTCAATGAAATCTCTCCGGTTCGTTCAAACCTTCTGTATGTTGCAAGAGCACATCCTGAACGTTTTGCTAAATCTTCTTGAGTAAAATTGGACTCCAATCTTCTCTCTTTTATTCGATGAGCAATATCTAAAAGAATATCGCTATTAGTCCTAAGTGAT from the Lactococcus allomyrinae genome contains:
- a CDS encoding type II toxin-antitoxin system HipA family toxin; this encodes MIEPKEIQVMLYGKVVGKLALTPQGLTAFQYDSDFQQSGYSISPLKLPLNSNVFVADSMPFQGNFGVFDDSLPDGWGRLLQDRELRKRGVDPLSITTLQRLAIIGGNGRGALEYRPVERGFSQETTSSFSLREIAEASEYILDDKEVPVEQWREIVKAGGSSGGARPKVFIESDGKEWLVKFPSQLDSPNVGEMEYRTADLARKCGIVMPETRLFDGKYFGTCRFDRFYENGKVVKKLHTVSSAGLLNANYRIPSLDYSDLLILTQILTRNMVQIEQMFRRMVFNIMIGNRDDHAKNFSFVMSEQGGWELSPAYDLLPSEGFNGFHTTTVNGNGRPTESDMINIGLKVGFSKGKIIQIIDEVQSVLEL
- a CDS encoding helix-turn-helix domain-containing protein, producing the protein MLSLRTNSDILLDIAHRIKERRLESNFTQEDLAKRSGCALATYRRFERTGEISLKNLVLIAFALGFEDDFDLLFQKKKYASIDELIQEEVKKRKRGKSS